Proteins co-encoded in one Gossypium arboreum isolate Shixiya-1 chromosome 11, ASM2569848v2, whole genome shotgun sequence genomic window:
- the LOC108474024 gene encoding probable UDP-N-acetylglucosamine--peptide N-acetylglucosaminyltransferase SPINDLY: MAWTVKDVNERDKDLVVENGFVKEPKSSPGSSVSTADVIPSQKALEGKDSLSYANILRSRNKFADALAIYNDVLEKDSGCIEAHIGKGICLQMQNMGRPAFESFSEAIKLDPQNACALTHCGILYKDEGRLVDAAESYQKALSADPSYKPAAECLAIVLTDLGTSLKLAGNTEEGIQKYYEALKIDPHYAPAYYNLGVVYSEMMQYDTALSCYEKAALERPMYAEAYCNMGVIYKNRGDLESAIACYERCLAVSPNFEIAKNNMAIALTDLGTKVKLEGDINQGVAYYKKALSYNWHYADAMYNLGVAYGEMLKFDMAVVYYELAFHFNPHCAEACNNLGVIYKDRDNLDKAVECYQLALSIKPNFSQSLNNLGVVYTVQGKMDAAASMIEKAIIACPTYAEAYNNLGVLYRDAGNISMAITAYEQCLKIDPDSRNAGQNRLLAMNYINEGDDKLFDAHRDWGRRFMRLYSQYNSWDNPKDPERPLVIGYISPDYFTHSVSYFIEAPLIYHDYQNYHVVVYSAVVKADAKTIRFREKVLKRGGVWRDIYGIDEKKVASMVRDDKIDILVELTGHTANNKLGTMACRPAPVQVTWIGYPNTTGLPTIDYRITDSFADPLDTKQKHVEELVRLPECFLCYTPSPEAGPVSPTPALANGFITFGSFNNLAKITPKVLQVWARILCAVPNSRLVVKCKPFCCDSVRQKFLSTLEQLGLESLRVDLLPLILLNHDHMQAYSLMDISLDTFPYAGTTTTCESLYMGVPCVTMAGSVHAHNVGVSLLSKVGLQHLIARNEDEYVQLALKLASDITALQNLRTSLRDLMSKSPVCDGQNFISGLEATYRNIWRRYCKGDVPSLRYMETLQKQDIPDELTTKTSDPEKIRVSGDTFPSTVKCNGFNQVPLPMSNLTTSEENGNQSNQTTNSSKPS, translated from the exons ATGGCCTGGACTGTAAAAGATGTAAATGAAAGAGACAAGGACCTGGTTGTAGAAAATGGTTTTGTAAAAGAACCAAAGTCCTCTCCTGGTTCAAGTGTTTCAACAGCTGATGTGATTCCATCACAAAAGGCATTAGAAGGGAAAGATTCTCTTTCTTATGCTAACATTCTCCGGTCCCGGAACAAATTTGCCGATGCTCTTGCTATATATAACGATGTCCTGGAGAAAGATAGTGGGTGCATTGAAGCTCACATTGGTAAAGGGATATGCCTGCAAATGCAGAACATGGGAAGGCCGGCTTTTGAGAGCTTTTCAGAAGCCATTAAGTTGGACCCTCAGAATGCTTGTGCTCTTACTCATTGTGGTATACTGTACAAAGATGAAGGTCGTTTGGTAGATGCAGCTGAG TCTTATCAAAAAGCTCTGAGTGCAGACCCTTCATACAAACCAGCTGCGGAATGCTTAGCCATTGTTTTAACTGATCTTGGAACTAGCTTAAAGCTAGCTGGCAATACAGAGGAGGGAATCCAGAAGTATTATGAAGCTCTTAAAATAGATCCGCACTATGCT CCTGCATATTATAACCTCGGTGTTGTCTATTCTGAGATGATGCAATATGATACTGCCCTTAGTTGCTATGAGAAGGCTGCACTAGAGAGACCCATGTATGCTGAAGCATATTGCAACATGGGTGTCATTTATAAAAACCGTGGTGACTTGGAATCTGCCATTGCCTGTTATGAGAG ATGTCTAGCTGTGTCCCCTAACTTTGAGATTGCAAAAAACAATATGGCAATTGCATTGACAGATTTGGGAACAAAG GTTAAGTTGGAGGGAGACATTAACCAAGGTGTAGCATATTACAAGAAGGCTTTGTCTTATAATTGGCACTATGCTGATGCAATGTATAATCTTGGGGTTGCTTATGGTGAAATGCTGAAGTTTGATATG GCAGTTGTTTACTATGAACTTGCTTTCCACTTCAACCCCCATTGTGCCGAGGCCTGTAACAACTTAGGAGTAATATATAAAGATAGAGACAACCTTGATAAAGCCGTAGAGTGTTATCAA TTGGCTTTGTCAATCAAACCGAACTTCTCTCAGTCATTGAATAATCTTGGTGTTGTCTACACAGTTCAG GGTAAAATGGATGCTGCTGCTAGCATGATCGAGAAAGCCATCATTGCCTGTCCCACATATGCCGAAGCATATAATAATTTAG GGGTTCTTTACAGAGATGCTGGCAATATATCCATGGCTATTACAGCTTATGAGCAGTGCCTTAAGATAGATCCCGATTCTCGTAATGCAGGACAG AACCGACTGTTGGCAATGAACTACATAAATGAAGGAGATGATAAACTTTTTGACGCTCACAG GGACTGGGGAAGGCGATTTATGAGGTTATATTCGCAATACAATTCATGGGACAATCCAAAAGATCCGGAACGACCTCTAGTGATTGGATATATTTCTCCTGATTATTTCACTCATTCCGTGTCTTATTTCATCGAAGCCCCTCTTATTTATCATGACTATCAGAACTACCATGTGGTTGTTTATTCTGCGGTAGTGAAG GCCGATGCAAAAACTATTAGATTTAGAGAAAAAGTCTTGAAAAGGGGTGGGGTATGGAGAGATATATACGGTATCGATGAAAAGAAGGTTGCAAGCATGGTTAGAGATGATAAAATTGACATCTTGGTAGAGCTTACTGGTCATACAGCCAACAACAAATTGGGAACAATGGCATGTCGACCTGCACCCGTCCAG GTAACTTGGATTGGCTATCCCAATACTACCGGTTTGCCTACTATTGATTACCGAATCACTGATTCATTCGCAGATCCTCTCGATACAAAGCAGAA GCATGTTGAAGAGTTGGTTCGATTACCGGAATGCTTCCTTTGTTATACTCCTTCACCTGAGGCTGGACCTGTATCACCAACTCCTGCTCTTGCCAATGGTTTTATTACATTTGGCAGCTTTAATAATCTGGCAAAG ATAACACCCAAGGTATTGCAAGTTTGGGCAAGGATATTATGTGCTGTTCCAAATTCCCGTCTCGTGGTAAAATGCAAGCCATTTTGTTGTGACAGTGTTCGGCAGAAATTTCTATCAACATTAGAGCAGCTCGGTTTAGAATCGCTTCGTGTCGATCTTCTCCCTCTAATTCTTCTTAACCACGACCATATGCAAGCTTATTCTCTTATGGATATTAG TTTGGACACATTTCCTTATGCCGGAACAACGACAACATGTGAATCTCTATACATGGGAGTACCATGCGTTACCATGGCTGGTTCAGTACATGCTCACAATGTCGGTGTCAGTCTTCTCAGCAAAGTTG GGTTACAACATCTAATAGCTCGAAATGAAGACGAATACGTCCAGTTAGCACTAAAACTAGCGTCGGACATCACTGCTCTCCAGAACCTAAGAACGAGTCTTCGAGACCTTATGTCTAAATCACCTGTCTGTGACGGACAAAACTTTATCAGCGGTTTAGAGGCAACATATCGGAACATATGGCGAAGGTACTGCAAGGGTGATGTCCCATCTTTACGGTACATGGAAACACTACAAAAACAAGATATACCGGACGAGTTAACTACTAAAACCTCCGACCCGGAAAAGATCAGAGTCTCAGGCGACACTTTCCCTAGTACAGTCAAGTGTAACGGATTTAATCAAGTCCCATTGCCAATGTCGAATCTCACTACTTCAGAAGAGAACGGTAATCAGTCGAACCAAACTACAAATTCAAGCAAGCCGAGCTGA